From a single Planctellipticum variicoloris genomic region:
- a CDS encoding cytochrome c3 family protein, which produces MVRARSSPHVRRRLIPVSLTVLGLSLFAGVVVSTSPMQEQALGASKEKSKSKAKVKAQETETRKPRPAPSPTAAKSPYVVLGYNDLGMHCMNQDFSEICILPPFNTLHATVIDRTKGSPEIVTEHVNVEFSIPGNATSVTKTNFWVYAFGLFGVVLPPDIGLTGNGLFGRLFPTGKGDWNVTGIPITPLTDSGINNPFQLAHITVKNEQGTLVGQTDAVVPVSWEINCNLCHKEVLDDKGNVLVSVATDILRKHDATVTKYNAANGTNFPTDLELRKPVLCAGCHADPALGTTGMPGVSMFSHAMHGAHAPRMNQLPPNVTNACYACHPGVNTECQRDVHLSKGITCVNCHGDMAAVGDVNRRPWVDEPTCASCHQAMKPKFQFEEPGKLFKESRGHGGVHCAACHGPQHATGPAVTDADNVQAKLVQGHAGVINDCTVCHKEKPSDPFPHRRED; this is translated from the coding sequence ATGGTCCGTGCCCGCTCGTCGCCGCACGTCAGACGTCGTCTGATCCCGGTCTCTCTCACCGTCCTTGGGTTGTCGCTGTTCGCAGGCGTCGTCGTCTCGACGTCTCCGATGCAGGAACAGGCGCTGGGCGCATCGAAGGAGAAGTCCAAATCGAAGGCGAAGGTCAAGGCCCAGGAGACCGAAACGCGAAAGCCAAGACCGGCTCCCAGTCCCACGGCGGCGAAGTCGCCCTACGTGGTGCTGGGCTACAACGATCTGGGCATGCACTGCATGAACCAGGACTTCTCCGAGATCTGCATTCTCCCGCCGTTTAACACGCTGCATGCGACCGTCATCGATCGGACCAAAGGCAGCCCGGAGATTGTCACCGAGCACGTCAACGTCGAGTTCTCGATCCCGGGAAACGCGACTTCTGTCACGAAAACCAATTTCTGGGTCTACGCCTTCGGCCTGTTCGGTGTCGTATTGCCGCCCGATATCGGACTGACCGGCAACGGACTGTTTGGCCGCCTGTTTCCTACCGGAAAGGGCGACTGGAACGTCACCGGCATTCCGATCACTCCCCTGACCGACTCCGGCATCAACAACCCGTTTCAGCTCGCGCACATCACGGTCAAGAACGAACAGGGAACACTTGTCGGTCAGACCGATGCCGTGGTTCCCGTGTCGTGGGAGATCAACTGCAATCTCTGCCACAAGGAAGTTCTGGACGACAAGGGCAACGTGCTCGTCAGCGTCGCCACCGACATCCTCCGCAAGCACGATGCCACGGTGACGAAGTACAACGCCGCCAACGGAACGAACTTCCCCACAGACCTGGAGCTCCGCAAACCCGTCCTCTGCGCGGGATGCCACGCCGACCCGGCGCTGGGAACCACCGGCATGCCGGGAGTCAGCATGTTCTCGCACGCGATGCACGGTGCTCACGCGCCGCGCATGAACCAGTTGCCGCCGAACGTCACCAACGCCTGTTACGCCTGCCATCCGGGTGTGAATACGGAGTGTCAGCGGGATGTGCACCTCTCGAAGGGGATCACCTGCGTGAACTGCCACGGCGACATGGCCGCGGTCGGCGACGTCAATCGACGCCCGTGGGTCGACGAACCGACCTGTGCCTCCTGCCACCAGGCGATGAAGCCGAAATTCCAGTTCGAAGAACCCGGCAAGCTGTTCAAGGAGTCCCGCGGCCACGGCGGCGTCCACTGTGCCGCCTGCCACGGTCCGCAGCACGCCACCGGACCGGCGGTCACCGATGCCGACAACGTCCAGGCCAAGCTGGTCCAGGGACATGCGGGCGTCATCAACGACTGCACCGTCTGCCACAAAGAGAAGCCGTCGGATCCGTTCCCGCATCGTCGGGAAGACTAG
- a CDS encoding SH3 domain-containing protein: MRAAFVAPLICLLLTGPLAGQDRRFPYIAIVDVEEEPVRSGPGPKYYVTAKLNRSTKVMVHRHDPGGWYMIAPPEGSFSWVKTDHVQRTAPDRGTITMNNVIVRVGSAFGDDVEIWQRSLSRGDTVQILGQKTFQADSGPVSMYKIVPPEREFRWIAGKAVVPADAPKPSFAQPDANPPVAKKILPVDEQEFASDPIATKAPTDVVERPMIKSGGMESPGPAGPNVAAADDGGFRQRLAEADDRFRSMIKDAPPTWDLASLDQAYRQLEADASHPASATQLKLRLDAVERYAKIKQNWEDVTRITAETRARDAQLLSMAQSGQLAAGQTVSQPQPVAPQPAPGVAGTGPIAPQPGAATSQAPTRGLSQFAGAGVLQRGGANVPGGAPYVLVSLDNRILAHLYPVQGLDLAPLVGRQLAVVGERTYRQELQADVIVVRQVQPVRLRPAP; this comes from the coding sequence ATGCGTGCCGCGTTCGTCGCACCGCTGATCTGCCTGCTGCTGACCGGCCCCCTCGCCGGCCAGGATCGCCGCTTTCCGTACATCGCGATTGTCGACGTCGAAGAGGAACCCGTCCGCAGCGGCCCGGGCCCCAAATACTACGTCACGGCAAAGTTGAACCGCAGCACGAAGGTGATGGTCCACCGCCACGACCCCGGCGGCTGGTACATGATCGCCCCCCCCGAGGGAAGCTTCTCCTGGGTCAAAACCGACCACGTGCAGCGCACGGCGCCTGACCGCGGCACGATCACGATGAACAACGTCATCGTCCGAGTGGGGAGCGCCTTCGGCGACGATGTCGAGATCTGGCAGCGAAGCCTGTCGCGCGGCGATACCGTCCAGATCCTCGGCCAGAAGACGTTCCAGGCCGACTCCGGCCCGGTGTCCATGTACAAAATCGTGCCGCCCGAGCGCGAATTTCGCTGGATCGCCGGCAAGGCCGTCGTCCCCGCCGATGCCCCCAAACCCTCCTTTGCCCAGCCCGATGCCAATCCGCCGGTCGCAAAGAAAATTCTCCCCGTCGACGAGCAGGAATTCGCCTCAGACCCCATTGCGACGAAGGCCCCCACCGATGTCGTCGAGCGGCCCATGATCAAGTCCGGGGGAATGGAATCTCCAGGCCCCGCCGGGCCGAACGTCGCAGCGGCCGATGACGGCGGCTTTCGTCAACGCCTCGCAGAAGCGGACGACCGCTTCCGGTCCATGATCAAGGACGCCCCCCCCACCTGGGACCTGGCGAGCCTCGACCAGGCCTATCGGCAGCTCGAAGCCGACGCGAGCCATCCCGCATCGGCGACTCAGCTCAAGCTGCGTCTCGACGCCGTCGAGCGTTATGCGAAGATCAAACAGAACTGGGAAGACGTGACCCGGATCACCGCGGAAACCCGCGCCCGCGACGCTCAGCTCCTGAGCATGGCGCAATCGGGACAGCTCGCCGCGGGACAGACCGTTTCTCAACCCCAGCCGGTCGCGCCTCAACCGGCGCCAGGAGTTGCCGGTACGGGACCGATCGCCCCCCAGCCCGGAGCGGCGACTTCACAGGCCCCGACGCGCGGACTCTCCCAGTTCGCCGGCGCCGGAGTCCTGCAGCGCGGCGGGGCAAACGTTCCCGGCGGAGCACCGTACGTGCTGGTCAGTTTGGACAATCGCATTCTCGCGCACCTTTACCCGGTACAGGGACTCGACCTGGCGCCGCTGGTCGGACGACAGCTCGCGGTCGTTGGCGAGCGCACGTACCGCCAGGAACTGCAGGCCGACGTCATCGTCGTGCGGCAGGTGCAGCCCGTCCGCCTGCGGCCGGCGCCATAG
- a CDS encoding RNA polymerase sigma factor has protein sequence MHTSPPSHGRPAAEPSDWASALTLHQRWLRAVILARSREAQAVDEILQEVALGAVRTPWGTVPADRAAPWLYRLAVRQSLLYRRKLGRLRRLNERVGRERTTRIETEPDPLAWLLAGERQQLVRQAPGLLATRDAEILLLKYAEDWSYRTLAEHLGITESALEARLHRARQRLRTELTILQESEVSR, from the coding sequence ATGCACACGTCACCGCCGAGCCACGGACGTCCGGCCGCGGAGCCCAGCGACTGGGCCTCCGCCCTGACGCTCCATCAGCGGTGGCTGCGGGCCGTGATTCTCGCCCGCAGCCGCGAGGCCCAGGCTGTGGACGAGATCCTGCAGGAAGTCGCGCTCGGCGCCGTCCGAACCCCGTGGGGGACTGTTCCGGCGGACAGGGCCGCTCCTTGGCTGTATCGTCTGGCGGTCCGGCAATCGCTGCTGTACCGTCGCAAGCTGGGCCGGTTGCGGCGGCTGAACGAGCGCGTCGGCCGGGAGCGCACGACGAGAATTGAAACGGAACCCGATCCGCTGGCGTGGCTGCTGGCGGGAGAACGTCAGCAACTGGTGCGGCAGGCCCCGGGACTCCTGGCCACGCGCGATGCGGAGATTCTGCTGCTGAAATATGCCGAGGACTGGAGCTATCGCACGCTGGCCGAGCATCTGGGAATTACCGAAAGCGCCCTCGAAGCCCGGCTGCATCGCGCCCGCCAGCGGCTGCGGACGGAGTTGACCATTCTGCAGGAAAGCGAGGTGTCCCGATGA
- the kdsA gene encoding 3-deoxy-8-phosphooctulonate synthase yields the protein MPVNPVPVQQWKCGAGQPLLLIAGPCVIESEPLVMQIAERLAELSSTLSLQIVFKASFDKANRTSVDSFRGPGLAKGLEILAKVREKFGLPLTTDIHEPQQAAPVAEVCQILQIPAFLARQTDLVEAVAEQTARRGGVVNVKKPQFVAPEDMVHVVRKCEAFGNPRVLLTERGTMFGYGRLINDMRSIPVMQSFGTPVIFDATHSVQMPGGATTGGKREMVPFLARAAVASGCDGVFFETHPDPDRALSDGPNMVPLNELPRLIDQLVRLRTLALEFARPAE from the coding sequence ATGCCGGTCAATCCCGTTCCCGTGCAGCAATGGAAGTGCGGCGCCGGCCAGCCGCTGCTGCTGATCGCCGGTCCGTGTGTCATTGAGAGCGAACCGCTGGTGATGCAGATCGCCGAGCGCCTGGCGGAACTGTCCTCGACGCTGAGCCTGCAGATCGTCTTCAAGGCCAGTTTCGACAAAGCGAATCGGACCAGCGTCGACAGCTTTCGCGGGCCGGGACTGGCGAAAGGCCTGGAGATCCTCGCAAAAGTCCGCGAGAAGTTCGGGTTGCCGCTGACGACCGATATTCACGAACCCCAGCAGGCGGCCCCGGTCGCCGAAGTCTGCCAGATCCTGCAGATCCCGGCGTTCCTGGCTCGGCAGACCGACCTCGTGGAGGCGGTCGCCGAGCAGACCGCCCGACGGGGGGGCGTAGTGAATGTGAAAAAGCCGCAGTTCGTCGCCCCGGAAGACATGGTCCACGTCGTCCGGAAGTGCGAAGCGTTCGGCAATCCGCGCGTGCTGCTGACCGAGCGCGGCACAATGTTCGGGTATGGACGCCTGATCAACGACATGCGATCGATTCCCGTGATGCAGTCGTTCGGGACGCCGGTCATTTTTGACGCCACGCACAGTGTTCAAATGCCCGGAGGCGCCACGACCGGCGGCAAACGGGAAATGGTTCCGTTTCTCGCCCGGGCGGCGGTGGCCTCCGGCTGCGATGGGGTGTTTTTTGAGACCCATCCGGACCCCGACCGGGCCCTCAGCGATGGCCCCAACATGGTTCCGCTCAATGAGTTGCCGAGACTCATCGATCAGCTCGTGCGCCTCCGGACGCTGGCTCTGGAGTTCGCCAGGCCCGCGGAATAA
- a CDS encoding diacylglycerol/lipid kinase family protein, producing the protein MTPPPRYVAIQRNPHSGPRARRQELLELIRELRIRGFTPRMFSRRERLRHWMNDERRRSRLECLVAAGGDGTVDDLVSRYPGVRLAVLPLGTENLLAKSLGISRSGQALADFIAAGVTRRMDLVAHGDRRFCLMASVGIDAEVIRRVHHYRRGHASRWKYAWHILRSLGTYRFPELDVYLDDAAEPLKARQVFLINHPAYALGLKVAPEARSDDGLLNLWLFSRGGVSHTFGWFLAAWFGRLGRSADLVARTAARVRLASVGRAPVQVDGDPAGHTPLELIVVPSALEIVVPPVAAESQR; encoded by the coding sequence ATGACGCCACCACCTCGTTACGTCGCCATTCAGCGAAACCCGCACTCCGGGCCACGGGCCCGCCGGCAGGAGCTGCTGGAACTGATTCGCGAACTGCGGATCCGGGGCTTCACGCCGCGCATGTTCTCCCGTCGCGAACGGCTGCGGCACTGGATGAACGACGAGCGCCGGCGCAGTCGCCTGGAATGTCTCGTTGCCGCGGGAGGCGACGGAACCGTAGACGACCTCGTCTCGCGCTATCCCGGAGTCCGACTGGCGGTTCTGCCGCTCGGCACCGAAAACCTGCTGGCGAAGTCGCTCGGGATCTCCCGGTCGGGACAGGCACTGGCCGATTTCATCGCCGCGGGAGTGACGCGCCGGATGGATCTGGTCGCTCATGGGGACCGCCGGTTCTGTCTCATGGCCAGCGTCGGAATCGACGCCGAAGTCATCCGCCGAGTCCATCACTATCGCCGCGGCCACGCCTCCCGCTGGAAGTACGCGTGGCACATTCTCCGCTCGCTGGGGACCTACCGGTTTCCAGAGCTCGATGTCTATCTCGACGATGCCGCGGAGCCCCTGAAGGCCCGGCAGGTCTTTCTGATCAACCACCCGGCCTATGCGCTCGGTCTCAAAGTGGCGCCGGAAGCCCGCAGCGACGACGGTCTGCTGAATCTGTGGCTGTTCTCCCGAGGCGGCGTCAGTCATACTTTCGGCTGGTTCCTGGCGGCCTGGTTCGGCCGGCTGGGTCGATCGGCGGATCTGGTGGCGCGAACCGCCGCCCGCGTCCGACTGGCGTCGGTCGGACGGGCTCCAGTTCAAGTCGATGGCGACCCGGCGGGACATACGCCGCTGGAACTGATCGTCGTTCCGAGTGCTCTGGAAATCGTCGTCCCGCCCGTCGCCGCCGAAAGCCAACGCTGA
- a CDS encoding PDZ domain-containing protein yields the protein MTLTNWTPLVFATAFVAVTYPIMAQETPLEPSPVIRQRKTKLDVPPGAYLGPANPQTTKDTIVVDPNLFPRPPVPNVIFYRSPDQPADALKAQVVTVHETGTHWIGVGCSPATETLRSQLKLETGVGLVVDHVVPGSPADKAGLKVHDLLLKIQHGEKSIVLKDLADLSTAVSHVKTDEMQIELLRAGERQSLKMTAEARPNPVSYVPSERFEIFATTGEAPEQGTTTTGVYRLNVAGPAFAFAHVRKFGGLPEGVTVSITRTGNEPAKVTVKRGEQSWETTEKDLSVLPEDLRGPINEMLQHPPLPVRFPYPLVSGSDGPGPGVLPPQPPVPPQAFRIEKVVPGQPQKVQKEALQQSREALEREMDAKLEKLQKLQLQEQKAQLEALDKKIEALQQAVEKLQAPPAEKPQRNE from the coding sequence ATGACGCTGACGAACTGGACGCCGCTGGTATTCGCGACGGCCTTTGTGGCCGTGACGTATCCGATTATGGCCCAGGAGACGCCACTTGAACCGTCTCCCGTGATCCGACAAAGGAAGACGAAATTGGATGTTCCGCCGGGAGCATACCTCGGACCAGCCAATCCACAGACGACCAAGGACACCATCGTCGTCGATCCGAACCTGTTTCCCCGACCCCCAGTTCCGAATGTGATCTTTTATCGAAGCCCCGATCAGCCGGCCGACGCCCTCAAGGCCCAAGTGGTCACCGTGCATGAAACGGGAACGCACTGGATCGGCGTAGGCTGCTCGCCCGCGACGGAAACGCTCCGATCGCAGCTCAAGCTGGAAACCGGCGTCGGACTGGTCGTCGACCACGTGGTGCCCGGCAGTCCGGCAGACAAGGCCGGCCTTAAAGTCCACGATCTGCTCTTGAAGATCCAGCATGGCGAGAAGTCGATCGTCCTCAAAGATCTGGCGGACCTGTCGACCGCGGTCAGCCACGTGAAGACCGACGAAATGCAGATTGAGCTGCTGCGGGCCGGCGAACGACAGTCGCTGAAGATGACGGCTGAAGCGAGGCCGAATCCCGTCTCCTATGTCCCGTCCGAGAGATTTGAGATCTTCGCGACAACAGGCGAAGCACCGGAACAGGGAACGACGACGACCGGCGTCTATCGCCTGAATGTCGCCGGCCCGGCGTTCGCGTTCGCTCACGTCCGCAAATTCGGCGGCCTGCCCGAAGGCGTAACCGTCTCAATCACACGGACCGGGAACGAGCCCGCCAAGGTGACCGTCAAGCGCGGCGAGCAGTCATGGGAAACGACGGAGAAAGATCTCTCGGTCCTGCCGGAAGACCTCCGCGGACCGATCAACGAGATGCTGCAGCATCCGCCGCTGCCGGTGAGATTCCCATATCCGTTGGTGTCTGGAAGCGATGGGCCGGGACCGGGAGTGCTGCCGCCACAGCCGCCCGTTCCGCCGCAGGCATTCCGGATCGAGAAAGTCGTTCCTGGTCAGCCGCAGAAAGTGCAGAAGGAAGCTCTGCAACAATCTCGCGAAGCCCTCGAACGGGAAATGGACGCCAAGCTGGAGAAACTGCAGAAACTCCAGTTGCAGGAACAGAAGGCGCAGCTCGAAGCCTTGGACAAAAAGATCGAAGCCCTGCAGCAGGCCGTCGAAAAACTCCAGGCTCCTCCGGCCGAGAAGCCCCAACGGAACGAATAG
- a CDS encoding DUF2079 domain-containing protein has protein sequence MPRPAPDRPQPIRLWPAIVCLVVGVALLASLLQTWLGTASLATQFLSPESWRHVVASDFIGGRVASDGATAELPYAPCLVLSAGFCVSGGILSLVALRRLGWSESLRRSAWICGLTAISLDLWEWVWLVTALLPWQAPMLLMSVLPPFWAATALGGGLTATLAAAQPEKSTTNPDRSRSAAVWACVATYALVFVTMNWRLYFNLLIPHGDSAMYEEHLWNLLHGKGFRSYLDQGLFWGEHIQCVHLFLLPLYALWPSHLLLELCESCVLAAGAWPVYWLARRHSGDSRAAVCLAASYLLYFPTQFLDIEIDIKTFRPEAFGLPLLLLTLDQLDRKQWRGFLVGLLLTLTVKEDYSLVFGPLGLWIAWQGWTRTGIDNPTTARRWQWSGLALTAASVIYLFLATRVVMPWFRSGAEVHYARYFSKFGETPEQIVRTMLTQPGLLFGELISIPTLLYALSLLVPVAGIALLSPSRLLVGLPLFGILCLNELAKDPRHQFHAPLVAIVFWAAAAGLPHATGFLNGLSRRLGRNLSAEQSAAIVRHAVWTFSLTTGLFFSVSPLGVAFWDPGSSWSWQRLYAPQERAAKFASVAAVIPQTARVASTDFVHPRFTHYARSYDYSGYARKVSNYEQRVPDDTEYIVIDTRHRYSTIHRPEDVPEYRDHPDQWELLPDQTDGYFIVLRRRR, from the coding sequence ATGCCCCGCCCTGCACCTGATCGACCGCAGCCAATACGCCTCTGGCCAGCGATCGTCTGCCTCGTCGTCGGCGTCGCACTGCTGGCCAGCCTGCTGCAGACCTGGCTGGGAACGGCTTCTCTGGCGACGCAGTTTCTGTCGCCGGAGAGCTGGCGACACGTGGTCGCCTCGGACTTCATCGGCGGTCGCGTCGCGAGCGACGGCGCAACGGCGGAGCTGCCCTATGCTCCATGTCTCGTTCTCAGTGCGGGATTCTGCGTGAGCGGAGGAATCCTGTCGCTGGTTGCACTGCGGCGACTCGGCTGGTCCGAATCCCTGCGGCGGTCGGCGTGGATCTGCGGCCTGACGGCGATCTCACTCGATCTCTGGGAATGGGTCTGGCTGGTGACGGCACTGCTCCCCTGGCAGGCGCCAATGCTGCTGATGAGCGTTCTGCCGCCATTCTGGGCGGCAACGGCCCTGGGGGGCGGATTGACCGCGACTCTCGCAGCCGCTCAGCCAGAGAAATCGACGACCAATCCGGACCGGTCGCGGAGCGCGGCGGTCTGGGCATGCGTCGCGACGTACGCTCTGGTCTTCGTGACGATGAACTGGCGGCTCTATTTCAACCTGCTGATTCCCCACGGCGACTCCGCGATGTACGAGGAGCACCTGTGGAATCTGCTGCACGGCAAGGGATTTCGCAGCTACCTCGACCAGGGTCTCTTCTGGGGCGAGCACATCCAGTGCGTGCATCTGTTTCTTTTGCCGCTCTATGCACTCTGGCCGTCCCATCTGCTCCTGGAACTGTGCGAGTCGTGCGTGCTGGCGGCCGGAGCGTGGCCTGTCTATTGGCTGGCCCGACGGCATTCCGGCGACTCGCGGGCGGCGGTCTGCCTGGCGGCCAGTTACCTGCTCTACTTCCCCACCCAGTTCCTCGACATCGAGATCGATATCAAGACGTTCCGTCCGGAAGCGTTCGGACTGCCGCTGCTGCTGTTGACGCTCGATCAGCTCGACCGGAAGCAGTGGCGCGGGTTCCTGGTCGGGCTGTTGCTGACGCTGACCGTCAAGGAAGACTATTCGCTCGTTTTCGGACCGCTCGGGCTCTGGATCGCCTGGCAGGGCTGGACGCGGACGGGGATCGACAATCCGACGACCGCAAGACGCTGGCAGTGGTCGGGACTGGCGCTCACGGCGGCCTCGGTCATCTACCTGTTTCTGGCGACGCGGGTCGTGATGCCCTGGTTCCGCAGCGGGGCCGAGGTCCATTACGCGCGGTACTTCAGCAAGTTCGGCGAGACCCCCGAGCAGATCGTCCGGACGATGCTCACGCAGCCGGGGCTGCTGTTTGGCGAACTGATTTCCATTCCGACGCTGCTCTACGCCCTGTCGCTGCTGGTCCCCGTCGCGGGAATCGCATTGCTCTCCCCGTCTCGGTTGCTGGTGGGCCTGCCCCTGTTCGGCATCCTGTGTCTCAACGAGCTGGCCAAAGATCCGCGGCATCAGTTTCATGCGCCGCTGGTGGCGATCGTCTTCTGGGCCGCCGCCGCCGGACTGCCCCACGCGACGGGATTTCTCAACGGACTTTCCCGGCGGCTGGGTCGGAACCTGTCCGCAGAGCAGTCGGCGGCGATCGTCCGGCATGCAGTCTGGACATTCTCACTGACGACGGGGCTGTTCTTCAGCGTGTCTCCGCTGGGAGTCGCCTTCTGGGATCCCGGTTCGAGCTGGAGCTGGCAGCGACTCTACGCCCCGCAGGAGCGCGCGGCGAAGTTCGCTTCAGTTGCGGCGGTGATTCCGCAGACTGCGCGGGTCGCTTCCACAGACTTCGTCCACCCGAGATTCACGCACTACGCACGGTCGTACGACTACAGCGGCTACGCGCGGAAGGTCAGCAACTACGAGCAGCGCGTGCCGGACGATACGGAATACATCGTGATCGACACCCGGCACCGCTACAGCACAATTCATCGCCCGGAAGACGTCCCCGAATACCGCGACCATCCGGACCAGTGGGAACTGCTCCCCGATCAGACGGACGGCTACTTTATCGTGCTGCGGCGCCGGCGGTGA
- a CDS encoding adenosine kinase, which produces MSQYDVYGVGNALVDIQSRIPDSLLEPLGFGKGIMTLVDEHTQVRVLSSLEGAAVSRCAGGSAANTIVGIADFGGKAAYAGKVGQDELGDFWLEDMRNLGIKIEVDQSLGKTGACVVLITEDAQRTMLTHLGLSATLGPEDISEAEIKKSKYVYIEGYLFAGESTKQAAMRAIELAKKHNVKVAFTVSDPFLIGMHRELFWELIAGPIDLLFCNLEEARSLTGLQDPVDCAHKIHHHAADVALTLGADGSLLMHEQKIHPIEGQPVTAIDTTGAGDMYAAGILYGLTNGLSWSQAGHLASHAAARIVGQMGARLSQKFTPAEIAELRG; this is translated from the coding sequence ATGAGTCAGTATGACGTGTACGGCGTCGGCAACGCCCTGGTCGATATTCAGTCCCGCATTCCCGACTCCCTGCTGGAGCCGCTCGGCTTCGGCAAGGGGATCATGACCCTCGTCGACGAGCACACGCAGGTCCGCGTCCTCAGTTCCCTGGAAGGGGCCGCCGTCAGTCGCTGCGCAGGGGGCTCCGCCGCCAACACGATCGTCGGCATCGCCGACTTCGGCGGAAAAGCCGCCTATGCCGGGAAAGTCGGCCAGGACGAGCTGGGGGATTTCTGGCTCGAAGACATGCGCAACCTCGGGATCAAAATTGAGGTCGATCAGTCGCTGGGCAAGACCGGGGCCTGTGTCGTGCTGATCACCGAAGACGCCCAGCGGACCATGCTGACCCACCTGGGGCTTTCGGCCACGCTGGGGCCCGAAGACATCTCGGAAGCCGAAATCAAGAAGTCAAAATACGTTTACATCGAAGGCTACCTCTTCGCCGGCGAATCGACAAAACAGGCTGCCATGCGGGCCATCGAGCTGGCGAAGAAGCATAACGTGAAGGTGGCCTTCACCGTTTCCGACCCGTTCCTCATCGGGATGCATCGGGAACTGTTCTGGGAGCTGATCGCCGGCCCGATTGACCTGCTGTTCTGCAATCTCGAAGAAGCCCGCAGCCTGACCGGGCTCCAGGATCCCGTCGACTGCGCCCACAAGATCCACCACCACGCGGCCGACGTCGCCTTGACCCTCGGCGCCGACGGCTCGCTCCTGATGCACGAGCAGAAGATCCACCCGATCGAAGGGCAGCCCGTCACCGCGATCGATACGACCGGCGCCGGTGATATGTACGCCGCCGGCATTCTGTATGGCCTCACCAACGGCCTGTCGTGGTCGCAGGCGGGGCACCTGGCCTCCCACGCGGCGGCCCGGATCGTCGGCCAGATGGGGGCGCGGCTGAGCCAGAAGTTCACGCCCGCGGAAATCGCCGAGCTGCGGGGCTGA